Proteins encoded together in one Sander lucioperca isolate FBNREF2018 chromosome 17, SLUC_FBN_1.2, whole genome shotgun sequence window:
- the znf638 gene encoding zinc finger protein 638, which yields MSHPLYNPYAPGNQSSTQGQYGLSSIPAERDPQMASSRLGPGSSFNSPVTSSGTPANSGGILPSLLPQSMNYRPEQSRAIIDENIERSIDMHISRAREEVRLLGKPMHQPIDQGTCFTSTQRNEFLSSGTGMVSYQMSSTSASLGHRQSGVESCSNSLDWSSNLNRPTADTPSKLYPSSASSNYASGGDGRFSASSESSHKQSIPDKPAATTEPNRPKYTSESASNILQHFGLEKEDLEHLISYPEDQITPANLPLILRQIRIEKTKRASTAVQLKPCPNPQPTRSVSEMNSHSLSSSGGAGMRQEEMSSAGLQQSKVIDYGHTGSSKANSGETGNMLQIDTCDSSRHIREPLQKNTTEVKSSALGSLSDQASSVSSLSSWYSSIMSSVASPSNDQTRQLQTQPKQTSQTVLSSFSLPKKDTNIRVLKSEAPKPLPLKEPEAGQQSMKTQPPPTLYPGVHPSQHGLVLFDSNDASGAKDQSKTQGQRSTVAEQMKKQQTQKQPIQQTEQAMWPPVFSAVTSVPPASQIPSITNAMQRPLFIPGGPHPNAIPPALPQPIPGLMNRTHLTLPPSNSQPPAKRAVSKGLPTAAMMHDYAMATPRIFPHTCTLCNKECTRMKDWISHQNTSLHLESYKLLRKQYPEWDGAIETRPSAAGKDAKLSPETCIVTHQHRHQKVRQRSRFRSHSSSPRRRHGSEGRREKSSSRSSSPQSPRYTRRSRSRSRSPWYERPTSSRYRSRSRSRERQSSLRRRDEKRSSPRRRDDRRSSPRRNRERRSSPRSGRERRSSPRRSRERRSSPRSSRERRSSPRSSLERRSSSRSSRERRSSPRSSCKRRSSPRRSHERRWPPASSDQRQSPQRKDSFSAESLAEKLLESTALQSLSNQSDLEAVVKTLAPALLAELAKMKPSSSSTASSSSISSTAKKKELPKKLSKINLSLQKGESGKSSTTTMVQPQQVFSSVQLLKHKSKSIVLSDSKLESQENKPTSSCEKTKTILLNNISLSESNQLREVLKKNKSVKNVSSPQVPHLNRVFIEFESTRDADQLGVWLSHLKQPPGYEVHRLAVPYTSCTSLPLPQPIPGLMNRTHLTPPPSNSQPPANRAVSKGLPTAAMMHDYATATPRIFPHTCTLCKKECTRMKDWISHQKTSLHLESCKLLRKQTKVQRVGSSKSPKTVLKQPLQDSSEITLNFEPDTLDLSQPALQTSEPAGSTIFEPTTAGPSATAKSDVAMKDGPVTAVDAASASDASKCNAHTRPTKWGRVKTCLRPFRIKCLKLKSCLFGTPEYNLRGRKQLLITNLPEYYNGCYTEKDLADFLIPFGFQYTDDNLHIVPLSGMAFVVMPKAQDVYTLLKASQLYNITFKGSKLCFRVMVNNITMTPLWFYKSLMKLMRHQVCDDGSKTIFIKNISWRQSNQLREDLEKINSVKHFLPLLNKVFVEFISIGDADRLGVWHSLLKRAPCYEIHRLKIPCNSDVLYSPKLCGNILPDSKHAVAGATVRPIKLGIPQRSVGPVWVTMRTSPFLFPTISPWFIIPDYLTVRREEDIEEASTRGSMIPTIMLTGLPEKNYKYEDVAELVWWHFPKWNLHSLYYNITVLTLQRRAFLFFPSWTTCCTFVREHIACPFSINGCTLGVHFVLEHMYPESSEEMMYTTLMKWSNAGVPEPTSLEERLMCVEVSEASVDVVRTVIEEVASIATFVGFLPLANRICIEMADSSGVTKVVEKYNNCSPDSLNRAAWTKVQRVESLESLKQRLQDSSEITLNFEPDTINVKAEPPAVKCQTQHPSSELLDNGSQPALQTSDPAGSTISEPTTAGPSATAASDVAMEEDCEKPGTEIAMDSTVDPEANEDVEKAEVKGEEGSITTSISTADVTSTSAVSSVNTVPAASSPDASSPATTVLMSEENFAKLPQISTDIFQAVVAAVHSPKLTPDKSQSEEKDVWLWSDSSLFSYQNWCPGQPNNHHGSQHCLQMNFGGGKCWDDVRCSVRRPFVCSKKIW from the exons ATGTCCCATCCCCTGTATAACCCCTATGCCCCTGGGAACCAAAGTTCCACCCAGGGACAGTATGGACTCTCCAGTATACCGGCAGAAAGGGACCCTCAGATGGCATCTTCTCGCCTTGGACCTGGGTCCAGCTTCAACTCTCCTGTGACTTCTTCTGGGACTCCTGCCAACTCTGGGGGAATACTCCCGTCGCTGCTGCCTCAGTCAATGAACTACAGGCCTGAACAGAGTAGGGCCATAATAGACGAGAACATAGAGAGGTCTATAGACATGCATATTAGCAGAGCCAGAGAGGAAGTAAGGCTTCTTGGCAAACCGATGCATCAGCCCATAGACCAGGGCACTTGTTTTACCAGCACTCAAAGGAATGAGTTTCTCTCCTCAGGCACAGGGATGGTCTCCTACCAAATGTCCTCAACCTCTGCCTCTCTAGGACATAGACAATCTGGCGTTGAAAGTTGCAGTAACTCCTTGGACTGGTCATCGAACCTCAACAGGCCCACTGCTGATACCCCCTCAAAATTGTATCCATCATCTGCTTCGTCTAACTATGCAAGTGGTGGTGACGGTAGGTTTAGTGCCTCCAGTGAAAGCAGTCATAAGCAGTCTATTCCAGACAAACCTGCGGCCACTACAGAGCCCAATCGACCAAAGTACACTTCTGAATCAGCTTCTAACATCCTTCAGCACTTTGGACTTGAAAAAGAGGACTTGGAACATCTCATCTCCTATCCTGAAGACCAGATCACCCCTGCTAACCTGCCGTTAATCTTGCGGCAAATCCGCATTGAGAAGACCAAGAGAGCTTCAACTGCAGTTCAGTTAAAACCCTGCCCCAATCCCCAACCCACCAGAAGTGTAAGTGAAATGAACAGTCACAGTTTGAGCAGTTCTGGAGGGGCGGGGATGCGCCAGGAGGAAATGTCATCAGCTGGTCTCCAGCAGAGTAAAGTGATTGACTATGGACATACTGGTAGCAGTAAAGCTAACAGTGGTGAGACTGGAAATATGTTGCAGATAGACACTTGCGATAGTAGCCGACACATTCGAGAACCACtgcaaaaaaatacaacagaGGTGAAAAGCAGTGCCTTGGGTTCTTTGAGTGACCAGGCGAGTTCTGTTTCCAGCCTCAGCTCTTGGTATAGTTCAATAATGAGCTCTGTGGCTTCCCCAAGCAATGATCAGACCAGACAACTGCAGACCCAACCAAAACAGACTTCCCAAACAGTCCtcagctctttctctctgccaaAGAAAGACACCAACATCCGAGTTCTCAAGTCTGAAGCCCCCAAACCCCTTCCTTTGAAAGAACCAGAGGCAGGTCAGCAGTCAATGAAAACCCAACCACCCCCCACTCTGTACCCTGGTGTGCATCCCAGCCAACATGGCCTTGTGCTCTTTGACAGTAATGACGCCAGTGGCGCTAAGGATCAGAGCAAAACTCAAGGACAAAGGTCTACAGTTGCTGAGCAGATGAAAAAGCAGCAGACACAGAAGCAGCCGATACAGCAGACAGAGCAAGCGATGTGGCCTCCAGTTTTTTCTGCTGTGACATCAGTTCCCCCTGCTTCTCAAATCCCCAGCATCACTAATGCCATGCAACGTCCGCTGTTTATCCCTGGTGGTCCTCACCCCAATGCtattcctccagctctgcctcagcCAATCCCGGGCCTGATGAACCGTACTCATCTGACGCTGCCACCTTCCAACAGTCAGCCTCCGGCAAAGAGGGCAGTCTCCAAGGGTCTGCCAACGGCAGCCATGATGCATGACTATGCAATGGCCACGCCGAGAATCTTTCCTCATACCTGTACTCTGTGTAACAAAGAATGTACTCGTATGAAG GATTGGATCTCCCATCAGAACACTAGCCTTCACCTTGAGAGCTACAAACTTCTCCGAAAACA ATACCCAGAGTGGGATGGTGCGATTGAAACCAGGCCCAG TGCTGCAGGTAAAGATGCCAAGCTCTCCCCCGAAACCTGTATAGTGACTCACCAGCATCGTCACCAGAAAGTCAGGCAAAGAAGCCGCTTCCGTTCTCACTCGTCCAGCCCCCGTCGCCGCCATGGCTCAGAGGGTAGAAGGGAGAAAAGCAGTAGCAGATCGAGTTCGCCGCAAAGCCCCAGATACACTCGCAG GTCCCGGTCTCGTTCTCGTTCCCCATGGTATGAACGCCCTACCTCCTCTCGCTATCGGTCGCGTTCAAGGAGCCGCGAGAGACAATCGtcactgaggaggagagatgaGAAACGGTCCTCACCACGGAGGCGAGACGATAGACGATCATCTCCAAGGAGGAACCGTGAGAGGCGATCATCTCCGAGAAGTGGCCGCGAGAGACGATCATCTCCAAGGAGGAGCCGTGAGAGGCGATCATCTCCGAGAAGTAGCCGCGAGAGACGATCATCTCCAAGAAGTAGCCTTGAGAGACGATCATCTTCAAGGAGTAGCCGTGAGAGGCGATCATCTCCGAGAAGTAGCTGCAAGAGACGGTCATCTCCAAGGAGGAGTCACGAGAGACGTTGGCCACCAGCGAGTAGTGATCAGAGACAATCCCCTCAACGAAAAGACTCGTTCAGTGCAGAGAGCCTGGCTGAGAAACTACTGGAATCAACAG CTTTGCAGTCTCTGTCAAATCAGTCTGACCTGGAGGCCGTGGTTAAAACTCTGGCTCCTGCCTTACTGGCCGAGCTAGCCAAG ATGAAACCTTCCTCATCTTCTACTGCATCTTCCTCATCCATCTCCTCTACAGCAAAGAAGAAAGAGTTACCTAAAAAGCTCTCTAAAATAAATCTCAGCCTGCAGAAGGGAGAG TCTGGTAAATCTTCAACCACAACCATGGTGCAACCACAACAGGTTTTTAGTTCTGTTCAACTTTTGAAGCACAAATCAAAGTCAATTGTACTGTCTGATTCCAAACTGGAA TCTCAAGAAAATAAACCAACATCATcctgtgaaaaaacaaaaacaatcctcCTCAACAACATTTCATTGAGTGAGTCCAATCAGCTCagagaagttttgaaaaaaaataaatctgtcaAGAACGTCTCATCTCCTCAAGTGCCTCATCTCAACAGG GTATTTATAGAATTTGAGTCCACTCGTGATGCTGATCAGCTCGGAGTTTGGTTGAGTCACCTCAAACAACCCCCTGGCTATGAAGTCCACAGGCTGGCAGTACCATACACCAGCTGTACATCACTAC ctctgcctcagcCAATCCCGGGCCTGATGAACCGTACTCATCTGACGCCGCCACCTTCCAACAGTCAGCCTCCGGCAAACAGGGCAGTCTCCAAGGGTCTGCCAACGGCAGCCATGATGCATGACTATGCTACGGCCACGCCGAGAATCTTTCCTCATACCTGTACTCTGTGTAAAAAAGAATGTACTCGTATGAAG GATTGGATCTCCCATCAGAAAACTAGCCTTCACCTTGAGAGCTGTAAACTTCTCCGAAAACA gaCTAAAGTTCAGCGTGTTGGGTC TTCAAAGAGTCCTAAAACAGTCCTAAAACAGCCTCTACAAGATTCCAGTGAGATCACACTAAACTTTGAACCAGACACACTTGACCTGTCACAACCTGCTCTGCAAACCAGTGAACCTGCTGGATCCACCATTTTTGAACCCACCACAGCAGGACCAAGTGCTACAGCCAAAAGTGACGTAGCAATGAAGGACG GTCCTGTTACTGCAGTGGATGCAGCGTCAGCCAGTGATGCCTCCAAATGCAATGCACATACCCGTCCCACTAAATGGGGCAGGGTAAAAACGTGCCTGCGTCCATTCAGAATAA AGTGCCTCAAGCTGAAAAGCTGTTTATTTGGAACACCAGAA TATAATCTACGTGGTCGCAAGCAGTTGCTCATAACCAACCTGCCTGAGTATTACAACGGCTGCTACACAGAAAAGGATCTTGCTGATTTTCTCATACCCTTTGGGTTTCAATATACAGATGACAACCTCCATATTGTTCCTCTGTCTGGCATG GCCTTTGTCGTGATGCCGAAAGCCCAGGATGTTTACACCTTACTTAAAGCCTCCCAACTGTATAACATTACTTTCAAAGGGTCTAAACTTTGTTTCCGTGTAATGGTCAACAACATTACAATGACACCG CTTTGGTTTTATAAATCGCTGATGAAGCTGATGCGTCAT CAAGTATGTGACGATGGATCGAAAACAATATTCATCAAGAACATTTCATGGCGTCAGTCCAACCAGCTCAGAGAAGatttggaaaaaataaattctGTTAAGCACTTCCTGCCTCTCCTCAACAAG gtgtttGTAGAATTTATATCCATTGGCGATGCCGATCGGCTCGGAGTTTGGCACAGTCTTCTGAAACGAGCCCCTTGCTACGAAATCCACAGGCTGAAAATACCATGCAACAGCGATGTATTATATT CACCAAAACTTTGCGGGAACATTCTGCCAGACAGTAAGCATGCTGTTGCTGGGGCAACTGTGCGGCCAATAAAACTTGGTATTCCACAGCGCAGTGTTGGACCAGTTTGGGTCACAATGAGAACTAGTCCCTTCTTGTTCCCTACCATCTCTCCTTGGTTCATCATCCCAG ATTACCTGACAGTCAGAAGAGAGGAAGACATTGAG GAGGCCAGTACTCGTGGTTCCATGATCCCCACAATCATGTTGACCGGTTTGCCAGAAAAAAACTACAAGTACGAGGATGTGGCTGAACTGGTCTGGTGGCATTTCCCGAAATGGAACCTTCACTCCCTGTACTACAACATTACAGTCTTAACACTGCAGAGGAGG gcctttttgttttttcccagTTGGACAACGTGCTGCACTTTTGTCCGAGAACACATCGCATGTCCATTTTCTATCAATGGCTGCACGCTTGGTGTTCACTTTGTCTTGGAACACATGTATCCCGAATCCAGTGAG GAGATGATGTACACAACTCTGATGAAGTGGAGCAACGCT GGAGTTCCAGAGCCAACGTCTCTGGAGGAGCGGTTGATGTGTGTGGAGGTTTCTGAGGCATCTGTGGACGTCGTCAGGACGGTCATAGAAGAGGTGGCGTCCATCGCGACCTTTGTTGGCTTCTTGCCACTCGCCAACAGG ATATGCATTGAGATGGCCGACTCCAGCGGTGTAACCAAGGTGGTGGAGAAATACAACAATTGCTCACCAGACTCTTTGAATAGAGCAGCTTG gaCTAAAGTTCAGCGTGTTGAGTC TTTAGAGAGTCTAAAACAGCGTCTACAAGATTCCAGTGAGATCACATTAAACTTTGAACCGGACACCATCAACGTCAAAGCCGAGCCCCCAGCTGTAAAATGTCAAACCCAGCATCCCTCTTCTGAACTATTGGATAATGGGTCACAACCTGCTCTGCAAACCAGTGACCCTGCTGGATCCACCATTTCTGAGCCCACCACAGCAGGACCGAGTGCTACGGCCGCAAGTGACGTAGCAATGGAGGAGGACTGTGAGAAACCAGGAACTGAGATCGCCATGGACTCCACTGTTGATCCTGAGGCAAATGAAGATGTAGAGAAAGCAGAAGTAAAGGGGGAAGAGGGTTCAATAACGACCTCGATCTCCACTGCTGATGTGACCTCTACCTCTGCCGTTAGCAGTGTAAACACGGTCCCAGCTGCTTCCAGTCCTGATGCTTCCAGTCCTGCCACCACAGTGCTCATGTCTGAAGAAAACTTTGCAAAACTTCCTCAGATTAGTACGGACATTTTTCAGGCCGTCGTGGCAGCAGTTCACAGCCCCAAACTCACCCCGGATAAGTCCCAGAGTGAAGAGAAgga